In Phacochoerus africanus isolate WHEZ1 chromosome 2, ROS_Pafr_v1, whole genome shotgun sequence, one DNA window encodes the following:
- the GANC gene encoding neutral alpha-glucosidase C isoform X4: MEAAGKEEISVEDEAVDKNIFKDCSKIAFYRRQKQQLSKKSTYRALLDSVTTGKDSTRFQIINEVAKPVCRFSPETALPAASLRTQGYL, translated from the exons ATGGAAGCAGCTGGGAAAGAGGAAATCAG tgttgaaGATGAAGCTGtggataaaaacattttcaaagactgCAGCAAGATTGCTTTCTACAG ACGTCAGAAACAGCAGCTCTCCAAGAAGTCTACCTATCGGGCATTACTAGACTCAGTCACGACAGGCAAAGATAGCACCAGGTTCCAAATCATCAATGAAGTAGCTAAG CCTGTTTGCAGGTTTTCACCGGAGACAGCACTTCCAGCAGCGTCTCTAAGGACGCAGGGATATCTCTGA